The stretch of DNA CTCGGCACTGGCTCGCTAACATCATTTTTAGCCTCATCTTTATCTCCACAGCCCACAAATAGACCAGCTATAAATAAAAAAGAAGTTATAATTTTTTTCATCAAACGTCCTTTGGAATTTCTATTTTTAACCTATTTTTCATCTTCTCGAATAAATTTTTATCTTCCCACTCTTCTATGATAGCATCTGAAAATTTGATCTCATCTAGCTTTATCTCGCCCATTTGCGCATTTATGGCGTCCTCTTTAAAGCACTGTGCATAGCCTGTATCAGTCTCATGCACGATAATGCTATGAAGCTTCACTTCACGCTCACCGTTGTTCATCACACTAAGCTCAAGTAGTCTTTCTATGAGTACAAAAAATATGCGGCAAAACTGCTCTGCACTTGGATTTAGTGGGATCTCGATCCATCTTGCCGAGTGCTTTTTTAGATCATTTTTATACTCAACATTATCGCCTGAAAATATTGTCGTAGCGTGATCAAAACTATCAATGATCGTTTTTATGTTTTGCTTCATTAAGCCAAAATCATAAACCATGCCGGCGTTATCAAGAAAATTTGAGCTAAGTAAAATTTCAGCCACATAGCTGTGCCCGTGGATGCTAGTCCTACAACGCTTTGAGCTGCAAAATCTCACAATATGTGCATTTTCAAATCTAAAAAGCTTTCTAATAATCATCAAACACCTTCTTTATCGCTCCAAAGCCTGATGTGGATACGCTCTGAGTAGTTAAATCCATACTTTATGGCAAATTCTGCCGCTTTTAAAGCATTTTCGTTTAGCTCAGCTTTATTCGCCCCTATTGCCATACACCAAACTGGCAAATCAACTTGACTTTTTATATTTATAATCTCGTCCAACTCGCTTTTATCAAAGTGCGAGAGGACAAATTTTAAAAAGCTACTTCTTGCATTATTTTTAATAGCCAAAATAGCGTCTAAATTTATGCGTTTTTGCTCATTAACTCCACTATTTGCTAGCTTTACACCAAGTGCAAAATGGCAGTTTTTATAAATTTCATATTTAGCAAAATTAATTAAGATAGTGCCATTTG from Campylobacter concisus encodes:
- a CDS encoding 6-pyruvoyl trahydropterin synthase family protein; protein product: MIIRKLFRFENAHIVRFCSSKRCRTSIHGHSYVAEILLSSNFLDNAGMVYDFGLMKQNIKTIIDSFDHATTIFSGDNVEYKNDLKKHSARWIEIPLNPSAEQFCRIFFVLIERLLELSVMNNGEREVKLHSIIVHETDTGYAQCFKEDAINAQMGEIKLDEIKFSDAIIEEWEDKNLFEKMKNRLKIEIPKDV
- a CDS encoding 7-carboxy-7-deazaguanine synthase QueE, which codes for MSKELELVEAFLSIQGEGAYQGRLAIFLRFLGCNLNCSGFGVQTKSLKTGENLLGCDSIRAVFKGHFNYKIYSVDEILGIVDNLCKGLMQKPIIVLTGGEPLIWHENENFINLVKKLLEDYEVHFETNGTILINFAKYEIYKNCHFALGVKLANSGVNEQKRINLDAILAIKNNARSSFLKFVLSHFDKSELDEIINIKSQVDLPVWCMAIGANKAELNENALKAAEFAIKYGFNYSERIHIRLWSDKEGV